A DNA window from Ahaetulla prasina isolate Xishuangbanna chromosome 7, ASM2864084v1, whole genome shotgun sequence contains the following coding sequences:
- the CCDC134 gene encoding coiled-coil domain-containing protein 134 isoform X3 has protein sequence MDYFVACTFLFTLILPRGMTTDTEKKTSDSGLEIYKKLFEVKRKDQMNALKNLIELNDVNQQYKIIDIMLKGLFKVLEDSRAVLIAADISPDGPFSHDEKIKDAYSHVVENTAFFGDVVLRFPKIVHHYFDRNSNWNNLIRWGISFCNQTGVFDQGPHSQVLGLMAQELGISEKSPDYQNPFKADNSEFFPGANTFQKALREEEKRRKKEEKRKEIRKGPRISRSQSEL, from the exons ATGGATTATTTTGTGGCTTGCACATTCCTCTTTACACTGATATTACCAAGAGGTATGACTACTGACACAGAGAAGAAAACCTCAGATTCAGGATTGGAAATCT ATAAGAAACTATTTGAAGTAAAGCGCAAAGACCAAATGAATGCACTGAAGAACCTGATTGAACTCAATGATGTCAACCAGCAGTACAAAATTATAGACATCATGCTCAAGGGTCTTTTCAAG GTTCTTGAAGACTCACGAGCAGTACTTATCGCAGCAGATATTTCACCGGATGGACCATTTTCTCATGATGAGAAGATAAAGGATG CCTATTCTCATGTGGTGGAGAATACTGCTTTTTTTGGGGATGTAGTCCTACGTTTTCCTAAAATAGTGCATCACTACTTTGATCGCAATTCCAATTGGAACAACCTTATTCGCTGGGGGATCAGCTTCTGCAACCAGACAGGCGTATTTGATCAAGGACCCCACTCACAAGTATTAGGATTG ATGGCTCAAGAGCTAGGAATTAGTGAAAAATCTCCAGACTACCAGAATCCCTTTAAAGCAGACAATTCTGAA TTTTTTCCTGGTGCCAACACATTCCAGAAGGCTCTTCGGGAGGAAGAGAagcgaagaaagaaagaggagaaacgaAAGGAAATTCGCAAGGGGCCTCGCATCTCACGCTCACAGTCTGAGTTGTAA
- the CCDC134 gene encoding coiled-coil domain-containing protein 134 isoform X1, with amino-acid sequence MLQQDSLVGVKSCCGERLLIEAAAKTILKITCIGESDSERILRMDYFVACTFLFTLILPRGMTTDTEKKTSDSGLEIYKKLFEVKRKDQMNALKNLIELNDVNQQYKIIDIMLKGLFKVLEDSRAVLIAADISPDGPFSHDEKIKDAYSHVVENTAFFGDVVLRFPKIVHHYFDRNSNWNNLIRWGISFCNQTGVFDQGPHSQVLGLMAQELGISEKSPDYQNPFKADNSEFFPGANTFQKALREEEKRRKKEEKRKEIRKGPRISRSQSEL; translated from the exons ATGTTGCAGCAGGACAGTCTCGTCGGAGTAAAGTCCTGTTGTGGCGAAAGGTTGTTGATTGAGGCAGCTG CCAAGACCATATTAAAGATTACATGTATTGGCGAATCAGATTCAGAAAG GATTTTAAGAATGGATTATTTTGTGGCTTGCACATTCCTCTTTACACTGATATTACCAAGAGGTATGACTACTGACACAGAGAAGAAAACCTCAGATTCAGGATTGGAAATCT ATAAGAAACTATTTGAAGTAAAGCGCAAAGACCAAATGAATGCACTGAAGAACCTGATTGAACTCAATGATGTCAACCAGCAGTACAAAATTATAGACATCATGCTCAAGGGTCTTTTCAAG GTTCTTGAAGACTCACGAGCAGTACTTATCGCAGCAGATATTTCACCGGATGGACCATTTTCTCATGATGAGAAGATAAAGGATG CCTATTCTCATGTGGTGGAGAATACTGCTTTTTTTGGGGATGTAGTCCTACGTTTTCCTAAAATAGTGCATCACTACTTTGATCGCAATTCCAATTGGAACAACCTTATTCGCTGGGGGATCAGCTTCTGCAACCAGACAGGCGTATTTGATCAAGGACCCCACTCACAAGTATTAGGATTG ATGGCTCAAGAGCTAGGAATTAGTGAAAAATCTCCAGACTACCAGAATCCCTTTAAAGCAGACAATTCTGAA TTTTTTCCTGGTGCCAACACATTCCAGAAGGCTCTTCGGGAGGAAGAGAagcgaagaaagaaagaggagaaacgaAAGGAAATTCGCAAGGGGCCTCGCATCTCACGCTCACAGTCTGAGTTGTAA
- the CCDC134 gene encoding coiled-coil domain-containing protein 134 isoform X2 → MRILRMDYFVACTFLFTLILPRGMTTDTEKKTSDSGLEIYKKLFEVKRKDQMNALKNLIELNDVNQQYKIIDIMLKGLFKVLEDSRAVLIAADISPDGPFSHDEKIKDAYSHVVENTAFFGDVVLRFPKIVHHYFDRNSNWNNLIRWGISFCNQTGVFDQGPHSQVLGLMAQELGISEKSPDYQNPFKADNSEFFPGANTFQKALREEEKRRKKEEKRKEIRKGPRISRSQSEL, encoded by the exons ATGAG GATTTTAAGAATGGATTATTTTGTGGCTTGCACATTCCTCTTTACACTGATATTACCAAGAGGTATGACTACTGACACAGAGAAGAAAACCTCAGATTCAGGATTGGAAATCT ATAAGAAACTATTTGAAGTAAAGCGCAAAGACCAAATGAATGCACTGAAGAACCTGATTGAACTCAATGATGTCAACCAGCAGTACAAAATTATAGACATCATGCTCAAGGGTCTTTTCAAG GTTCTTGAAGACTCACGAGCAGTACTTATCGCAGCAGATATTTCACCGGATGGACCATTTTCTCATGATGAGAAGATAAAGGATG CCTATTCTCATGTGGTGGAGAATACTGCTTTTTTTGGGGATGTAGTCCTACGTTTTCCTAAAATAGTGCATCACTACTTTGATCGCAATTCCAATTGGAACAACCTTATTCGCTGGGGGATCAGCTTCTGCAACCAGACAGGCGTATTTGATCAAGGACCCCACTCACAAGTATTAGGATTG ATGGCTCAAGAGCTAGGAATTAGTGAAAAATCTCCAGACTACCAGAATCCCTTTAAAGCAGACAATTCTGAA TTTTTTCCTGGTGCCAACACATTCCAGAAGGCTCTTCGGGAGGAAGAGAagcgaagaaagaaagaggagaaacgaAAGGAAATTCGCAAGGGGCCTCGCATCTCACGCTCACAGTCTGAGTTGTAA